Below is a genomic region from Lutra lutra chromosome 18, mLutLut1.2, whole genome shotgun sequence.
AGGGTCCCAGTGCGCAGGCGCGCTCCCGTTCGCGGTCCCCAACGGACTCACCCGCGGCGGGAACGAAAAAGGGGCCACGCGAGCGAGGTAGGGGGCCCGAGAGGAAATTGGCCGAGGAGATGAGTGAGGCGAGAAGACCCGATTGGTGGTTGATCAGAAGAGGGGGCTCGAGCGAAGGGGCTTTGTGAGGTGAGAAGTCGGGGAGCAGGTTCTGTGAGGGGGTTTAGATCCCGAGATACGAGTTGTGTGTATAGGGGTCCCATGGGAGTGAGGAATCAGAGCCAGTGAAGGCCAAGGTGTTGGAGGAGGCATAAAGGTCTGCTGTGGACAGAGTAAGGGCTTTGGAAAGAAGATTGCCCCAGTCATTGGGTTTGCTCCTGTGTAAACTGGGATAACAGCGCTGCAGTGTGTCTCGATTCAGTGACACAACGAATATTCtttacttagcacagtgcctcgCACGTGGTAATGCCCACTTAGCATGCGTTGATGTCATCGTAAATATTTCAAGAGGAGATaggagaaaaaatgagaagggtGTAGTGATGAGGTGTAACAAAAATGTAGGGAGTGGGAAACAACCAGAAATGGGTTGGAATTTCCAAGATACATGATAATTTGGGCTCAGTGGAAGTAGGTGAAGGAAGTGGCCAAGAGAGTCTTTTAGAAAGGAGACCTTGTGACCCTGAAAGGAATAGGGGAGCTGGGGGAACAAGCCAGTGCTTTCTCTGAAGAGGATTCTGACCCTACCTCTCAGGTCCTCAGCTGTCAACTGGAGTAAAAGGCTGCTTTTCAGTGCCTGTAGGCCACTCTGTTTAGCTGAGGGGTCAAGGAGAGAGGATTGGACTTCTCACACTGAAGGTCCTAGAAAAGGTACAGATTTCCTTTTCAGAGGTCATAGGAGAtaggttggttggttgttttgggATTATACAGCAGTGAAGGTTAGGGACAGTAGATTTTTTGGATTTGGTCTGATGAATAGAGGTAGGTGGGTCTGTGATCAGAGATAGGTTGCATCCCTCTAGGCTTTAGTTTTCTTACCTATATCTCTAGGGATGAGTTAGGCCTAGGGGAGCTTCCATATTTGGGGAGCTTGTGTGCAGGGAGGCCTTAAAAGATGGGTGCTTTCAGATCTAACAGAAAGCAGGTCCCTGGGCATTATTGCTTGGGGAACATTTCTGTGAGCTCTGATGAGCTTGTTGCTTATAGAGCCATGAGGCAATGTTAACTCAGGCCTGCCTTCTGACCACTGCCCCCTCTCCCTAGGCCGTTGCCCTGCCACTAGAGGAGGATGCTGCTGCCGCCTGCCTGGTCTTCCTGAACCTCCAGATTTTTGCCACACTGCCTCATGGAGGACACGCCCACCTCACTCAGCTGCTCTGACTGTCAGCGCCACTTTCCTAGTCTCCCGGAACTGTCCCGGCACCGAGAGCTGCTCCATCCATCTTCCAAGCAGGACAGTGAGGAGGCAGACAGCATCCCTCGGCCCTACCGCTGTCAGCAGTGTGGGCGGGGCTACCGTCACCCAGGGAGCTTGGTCAACCACCGTCGGACCCACGAGACTGGCCTCTACCCCTGTACCACCTGTGGCAAGGACTTTACCAATCCCGTGGCCCTCAAGAGCCATATGAGGACTCATGCTCCTGAGGGCCGCCGTAGGCGCAGGCCTCCCCGATCCAAGGAAGTCATTCCACACCTGCAGGGGGAACCAGCATCCCGTGACTCTAGGGACCAGAGGCTCAGCCCTGGGGAAAGCTGGATGAGCCAGAAAAAACAGGCTGAAGAGACATCTGGCTGTGAGTCTGGGCCTGACCCCAGGGCAGCTCTGAGCACTTGGAAAGATCTACCCACCAGACAAAGAGAAGGCTGGCAAAGCCAGCCAGATTCTGAGGGGGGTGCAGAGAGCTGGGGGCCCACTACTAATTCTGCCAGAGCcaccccgctccccaccccagcGAGCAGTCTCCTTAGTAATTTGGAACAGTATTTAGCTGAATCAGTAGTGAACTTCACAGGGGGCCAGGAGCCCACTCAGTCACCTCCTGCTGAGGAGGAACGGCGGTACAAGTGTAGTCAATGTGGCAAGACTTACAAGCATGCTGGGAGCCTCACCAACCACCGCCAGAGCCACACCCTTGGCATCTACCCTTGTGCTGTCTGCTTCAAGGAGTTCTCTAACCTCATGGCTCTGAAGAACCACTCCCGACTCCATGCCCAATATCAGCCTTACCAGTGTCCCCACTGTCCCCGTGCCTTCCGGCTCCCCCGAGAGCTGCTGGACCACCAACAGACCCATGAGGGTGAAAGGCAGGAGCAGCtatgggaagagaaagggatgCCCACCACCAACGGGCACACAGATGAGAGCAGCCAGGACCAGCTCCCGACTACACAGATGCTGAACTGCTCCGGGGAGCTCAGCACCTCTGGGGAGCTGGAGGACGGTGGCCTAGAGGAGTACCGGCCTTTCCGCTGTGGGGACTGTGGCCGTACTTACCGCCATGCTGGGAGCCTCATCAACCATCGTAAGAGCCACCAGACAGGAGTCTACCCCTGCTCCATCTGTTCCAAACAGCTGTTCAATGCAGCTGCCCTCAAAAACCACGTGCGGGCTCATCACAGGCCCCGGCAAGGAGCTGGGGAGGATGGGCAGCCATCAGTGCCAGCAACTCCCCTGCCCATGGCTGATACCAGCCACAAAGAGGAAGaggtccccaccaccaccctggaCCACCGGCCCTATAAGTGTGATGAGTGTGGTCGGGCTTACCGCCACCGGGGGAGCCTGGTGAACCACCGCCATAGCCATCGGACAGGAGAGTACCAGTGCTCACTCTGTCCCCGCAAGTACCCCAACCTTATGGCCCTGCGTAACCACGTGCGGGTACATTGCAAAGCTGCTCGCCGCAGTGCAGGCCCAGGGGCTGAGGGGCCCCCCAGCCTCCTCAAGGTAGAGCTCCCTTGTGACCAAGTGGAAGCAGAGGCAGCCCCGCATACAGATCAGGGGCATGGGTGCAAACATGAAGAGGAGGCAGCTGATGTCCCACCAGCAACAAATAAGACAGCACCCCAGATCTGTAGCACGTGTGGGATGCTCTTTGAAGACCTTGAGAGCCTTGAATGTCACAGCCAGATCCACGGGGAAGGGGAAGACAGCAGGACAGAGACCAGGGTGTCCCCTCCTCGGGCATTTGCCTGCAAAGATTGTGGAAAGAGCTATCGCCACTCGGGCAGCCTTATCAACCACAGGCAGACCCACCAGACGGGGGACTTCAGCTGTGGGGCCTGCGCCAAGCACTTCCACACCATGGCTGCCATGAAGAACCATTTGCGACGTCACAGCGGGCGGTGGAGCAGGCAGCACCGGAGGCGGGCTAGCAGTGCTGGCAGCGGCGGAGAGGCCAGACTCCCGTTGGGTGGGAACTGGGCCCAAGAGTTGGTGGAAAATGAGGGCCCAGACTGCCTGCAAGACCCTTCTGGCGGAGGCCCTAATGGAACTGAAGGCAACTTGGAACGTGATGGGGACTGTTTGCAGGCCGAAACTGAAAGGACTGGATGTGGGCTTGAGCAAGCTGAGGCCCATATCCAGGGTGCTAAAGAGAGCAGGCATACTGAGGAAGGGCTGGAAAGGAAGGAGGCCTGTTTCCTAGACAACTTGGATATCCCAGGCGATGAGGAAAGTGGTGGGACTCGCTTCTGTGATGGTCTCACCAGGCTGGATGGAGACCCGAAACCAGCCACTGGccagcccagctcccctccccagtCTCCCGAAGCTGGACCTGGCTGGCAGGCTGAGGTCTCCCACACGTGTTCTGACTGTGGGCATTCTTTCCCTCATGCCACTGGCCTGCTGAGCCACCGGCCCTGCCATCTGCCAGGCATCTATCAGTGCTCCCTCTGCCCAAAGGAGTTTGACTCTCTTCCTGCCCTGCGCAGCCACTTCCAGAACCATGGGCCGGGGGAGGCAGCCCCTGCACAGCCTTTCCTCTGCTGCCTCTGTGGCATGATCTTCCCGGGCCGGGCTGGCTACAGGCTTCACCGGCGCCAGGCTCATGACTCCTCTGGCCTGACGGAGGgctcagaagaggagggagaagaggaaggagccgCAGGGGCAGCCTCTACCCAGAGCCCTCCGCTGCAACTCTCAGAAGCAGAGCTGTTGAATCAGCTGCAGCGGGAGGTGGAGGCACTGGACGGAGCCGGTTATGGGCACATCTGTGGCTGCTGTGGTCACACCTATGATGACCTAGGGAGCCTGGAGCGTCACCACCAAAGTCAGAGTTCTGGGAACACCACAGACGAAGCTCCCAGCCACTTAGGAGAGCCCAGTGATGCCATGGGAAGGGCTGCAGGTGGTGACCGTGTCTTTGAGGGCACAGTGACCTCTCTGTCTGGGGAGGGCGAGGACACAAAGTCTGGAGAGGGAGCCGGTGCCATGGTTGTGGACAGCCTTTGCAGGCCCGGTGAGGAGAGCGCGCCAGAGGCCCAGCCCCGCCCCTTCCGCTGCAACCAGTGCGGCAAGACCTATCGCCACGGGGGCAGCCTGGTGAACCACCGCAAGATCCACCAAACTGGTGACTTCACCTGTCCTGTCTGCTCCCGCTGCTACCCGAACCTGGCCGCCTACCGGAATCACCTGCGGAACCACCCGCGCTGCAAGGGCtctgagccccacgtgggacccATCCCGGAGGCAGGGGGCAGCGGCGAGGCTCAGGACGTGGCCGAAGAAGGGCTGGGTCAGGCAGACGGGGGAAGGTTCCAGGAAGACCTGAAAGTGGAGCCCTTGGAGGAGGCGGCAAGTGTGaaagaggaggagtgggaggaggccgcgaggaaaggggaggaggagctgaggcTGGAGACGGCGGAGAAGAGCTGCCAGACTGAGGCCAGCACCGAGCGGCCCTTCAGCTGCGAGGTGTGTGGCCGGTCGTACAAGCACGCCGGCAGCCTTATCAATCACCGCCAGAGCCACCAGACCGGCCACTTTGGCTGCCACGCCTGCTCCAAAGGCTTCTCGAACCTCATGTCCCTGAAGAACCACCGGCGCATCCACGCCGACCCCCGGCGTTTCCGCTGCGGCGAGTGCGGGAAAGCCTTCCGCCTGCGGAAGCAGCTGGCCAGCCACCAGCGGGTCCATGCTGAGCGGGCTGGGAGTGGGGGCGCCCGGAAGCTGCCGCGGGAGGATCGGCCCTTCAGGTGCGGGCAGTGCGGGCGCACCTACCGCCACGCAGGCAGCCTCCTGAACCACCGGCGCAGCCACGAGACGGGTCAGTACAGGTGCCCCACGTGCCCCAAGACCTACTCCAACAGCATGGCCCTGAAGGACCACCAGCGGCTACACTCAGAGAGCCGGCGGCGGCGAGCGGGGTTGTCCCGGCGGGCAGCGGTGCGATGTGCCCTGTGTGGACGGGGCTTCCCTGGCCGGGGATCTCTGGAGCAGCA
It encodes:
- the ZNF646 gene encoding zinc finger protein 646 isoform X1, whose product is MEDTPTSLSCSDCQRHFPSLPELSRHRELLHPSSKQDSEEADSIPRPYRCQQCGRGYRHPGSLVNHRRTHETGLYPCTTCGKDFTNPVALKSHMRTHAPEGRRRRRPPRSKEVIPHLQGEPASRDSRDQRLSPGESWMSQKKQAEETSGCESGPDPRAALSTWKDLPTRQREGWQSQPDSEGGAESWGPTTNSARATPLPTPASSLLSNLEQYLAESVVNFTGGQEPTQSPPAEEERRYKCSQCGKTYKHAGSLTNHRQSHTLGIYPCAVCFKEFSNLMALKNHSRLHAQYQPYQCPHCPRAFRLPRELLDHQQTHEGERQEQLWEEKGMPTTNGHTDESSQDQLPTTQMLNCSGELSTSGELEDGGLEEYRPFRCGDCGRTYRHAGSLINHRKSHQTGVYPCSICSKQLFNAAALKNHVRAHHRPRQGAGEDGQPSVPATPLPMADTSHKEEEVPTTTLDHRPYKCDECGRAYRHRGSLVNHRHSHRTGEYQCSLCPRKYPNLMALRNHVRVHCKAARRSAGPGAEGPPSLLKVELPCDQVEAEAAPHTDQGHGCKHEEEAADVPPATNKTAPQICSTCGMLFEDLESLECHSQIHGEGEDSRTETRVSPPRAFACKDCGKSYRHSGSLINHRQTHQTGDFSCGACAKHFHTMAAMKNHLRRHSGRWSRQHRRRASSAGSGGEARLPLGGNWAQELVENEGPDCLQDPSGGGPNGTEGNLERDGDCLQAETERTGCGLEQAEAHIQGAKESRHTEEGLERKEACFLDNLDIPGDEESGGTRFCDGLTRLDGDPKPATGQPSSPPQSPEAGPGWQAEVSHTCSDCGHSFPHATGLLSHRPCHLPGIYQCSLCPKEFDSLPALRSHFQNHGPGEAAPAQPFLCCLCGMIFPGRAGYRLHRRQAHDSSGLTEGSEEEGEEEGAAGAASTQSPPLQLSEAELLNQLQREVEALDGAGYGHICGCCGHTYDDLGSLERHHQSQSSGNTTDEAPSHLGEPSDAMGRAAGGDRVFEGTVTSLSGEGEDTKSGEGAGAMVVDSLCRPGEESAPEAQPRPFRCNQCGKTYRHGGSLVNHRKIHQTGDFTCPVCSRCYPNLAAYRNHLRNHPRCKGSEPHVGPIPEAGGSGEAQDVAEEGLGQADGGRFQEDLKVEPLEEAASVKEEEWEEAARKGEEELRLETAEKSCQTEASTERPFSCEVCGRSYKHAGSLINHRQSHQTGHFGCHACSKGFSNLMSLKNHRRIHADPRRFRCGECGKAFRLRKQLASHQRVHAERAGSGGARKLPREDRPFRCGQCGRTYRHAGSLLNHRRSHETGQYRCPTCPKTYSNSMALKDHQRLHSESRRRRAGLSRRAAVRCALCGRGFPGRGSLEQHLRDHEEETTSSPGDTEGHEGNLASDQGPEDRAGGPESVLQLEGGAKRLGEQSLSPIMAAEPGFRDVGKAEGRQGEGGPVNHGGGWVPQGHVLAKPADQSEESIPKSPCCHGNTQPNGPSLSPVDSWDSGDSRLQVQPESHPFSCTRCGEMYCLSSEGPLNRHSTPETDCHHCLPCPEEFANPVATKSHSHNHIAAQTFACSDCDKAFQSHHELASHLHTHASGLSQMLPQIQEATGPEGGTVEDEVDTPGQGEIQKSPSETPRVPGEDAGRANGGKGVKSTVAEEEERPFRCAQCGRSYRHAGSLLNHQKAHTTGLYPCSLCPKLLPNLLSLKNHGRTHTDPKRHRCSICGKAFRTAARLEGHGRVHAPREGPFSCPHCPRHFRRRISFQQHQQQHQEEWTVASSGSPKAPAAGRGDLSLPPPPTPTTSLLDPSSQWPADLSFSL
- the ZNF646 gene encoding zinc finger protein 646 isoform X2; translated protein: MEDTPTSLSCSDCQRHFPSLPELSRHRELLHPSSKQDSEEADSIPRPYRCQQCGRGYRHPGSLVNHRRTHETGLYPCTTCGKDFTNPVALKSHMRTHAPEGRRRRRPPRSKEVIPHLQGEPASRDSRDQRLSPGESWMSQKKQAEETSGCESGPDPRAALSTWKDLPTRQREGWQSQPDSEGGAESWGPTTNSARATPLPTPASSLLSNLEQYLAESVVNFTGGQEPTQSPPAEEERRYKCSQCGKTYKHAGSLTNHRQSHTLGIYPCAVCFKEFSNLMALKNHSRLHAQYQPYQCPHCPRAFRLPRELLDHQQTHEGERQEQLWEEKGMPTTNGHTDESSQDQLPTTQMLNCSGELSTSGELEDGGLEEYRPFRCGDCGRTYRHAGSLINHRKSHQTGVYPCSICSKQLFNAAALKNHVRAHHRPRQGAGEDGQPSVPATPLPMADTSHKEEEVPTTTLDHRPYKCDECGRAYRHRGSLVNHRHSHRTGEYQCSLCPRKYPNLMALRNHVRVHCKAARRSAGPGAEGPPSLLKVELPCDQVEAEAAPHTDQGHGCKHEEEAADVPPATNKTAPQICSTCGMLFEDLESLECHSQIHGEGEDSRTETRVSPPRAFACKDCGKSYRHSGSLINHRQTHQTGDFSCGACAKHFHTMAAMKNHLRRHSGRWSRQHRRRASSAGSGGEARLPLGGNWAQELVENEGPDCLQDPSGGGPNGTEGNLERDGDCLQAETERTGCGLEQAEAHIQGAKESRHTEEGLERKEACFLDNLDIPGDEESGGTRFCDGLTRLDGDPKPATGQPSSPPQSPEAGPGWQAEVSHTCSDCGHSFPHATGLLSHRPCHLPGIYQCSLCPKEFDSLPALRSHFQNHGPGEAAPAQPFLCCLCGMIFPGRAGYRLHRRQAHDSSGLTEGSEEEGEEEGAAGAASTQSPPLQLSEAELLNQLQREVEALDGAGYGHICGCCGHTYDDLGSLERHHQSQSSGNTTDEAPSHLGEPSDAMGRAAGGDRVFEGTVTSLSGEGEDTKSGEGAGAMVVDSLCRPGEESAPEAQPRPFRCNQCGKTYRHGGSLVNHRKIHQTGDFTCPVCSRCYPNLAAYRNHLRNHPRCKGSEPHVGPIPEAGGSGEAQDVAEEGLGQADGGRFQEDLKVEPLEEAASVKEEEWEEAARKGEEELRLETAEKSCQTEASTERPFSCEVCGRSYKHAGSLINHRQSHQTGHFGCHACSKGFSNLMSLKNHRRIHADPRRFRCGECGKAFRLRKQLASHQRVHAERAGSGGARKLPREDRPFRCGQCGRTYRHAGSLLNHRRSHETGQYRCPTCPKTYSNSMALKDHQRLHSESRRRRAGLSRRAAVRCALCGRGFPGRGSLEQHLRDHEEETTSSPGDTEGHEGNLASDQGPEDRAGGPESVLQLEGGAKRLGEQSLSPIMAAEPGFRDVGKAEGRQGEGGPVNHGGGWVPQGHVLAKPADQSEESIPKSPCCHGNTQPNGPSLSPVDSWDSGDSRLQVQPESHPFSCTRCGEMYCLSSEGPLNRHSTPETDCHHCLPCPEEFANPVATKSHSHNHIAAQTFACSDCDKAFQSHHELASHLHTHASGLSQMLPQIQEATGPEGGTVEDEVDTPGQGEIQKSPSETPRVPGEDAGRANGGKGVKSTVAEEEERPFRCAQCGRSYRHAGSLLNHQKAHTTGLYPCSLCPKLLPNLLSLKNHGRTHTDPKRHRCSICGKAFRTAARLEGHGRVHAPREGPFSCPHCPRHFRRRISFQQHQQQHQEEWTVASSGTGA